In Flavobacterium sp. GSB-24, the genomic window AATATCACAACGCGTAATTTTCCAGAAACGGTGGAAAATATTAGAAAAAAATGGAAAATAAAAAATGGCGGGAATTTGTATTGTTTTTTTACAACCGATGTAAAAGATAACAAAATAGTTTTAATTTGCAGCAAAATAATCTAAACAATGAAACAACTATTTACTTTAACCATTTTTCTATTAACCCTTACCGCTTTTGCCCAAAAACCATGTGAATATAGTACCAACGTTACCGATTCTATTGGTTCTTATAAAATCACCAACGAATATTTAGTAAACGAGAAAAATTTTGGAGGAACTTCTAATTACATCTTTTTTTCGCTTGCTCAAACAGACGGACTACCGACTTTAAATGTGCAGTTAATTCAAAAAAGTAAAGAATTTATCAAAGCGAATTGTTTTGACAAAAATTCTAAAATATTTTTACAACTGCAAAACGGAAAAATTGTTTCGCTAATGCACATTAACCAAGAAAATTGCGGAACTCTTATCCGTGACGAAAAAGGTTTTGACAATCGTGTTAATACTGGTATTTTTCTTTTTATGAAAGATAATTACGAAGAGCTGAAAAAATCTCCTGTAACCTTAATGCGAGTTAAATATTTAACCAACATTGAAGATTACATTGTAAAGTCTGAATTAACATCTGAAATGAATGGTAAAGTTTTCCATCCAAATACTTATTTTATGGACAACATTCGATGTGTCGAATAATTAATCACATTTCCATTTTTGATTGGCAACTTTATCTTTTAAACCCGCTTTTAAATTATAATGCCACCATTCTGAATCAAAAGAATTAAAGCCGTTTTTAATCATAACTTTTTTCAGATAAGCTCTTTTTGAAAGGATTTCTTTTGAAAGCTGTTTGAAATTGTGGCTCGCTTGAATTCCGAAAAAGTCAAAAGAAGTTCCCATATCGACTTCTTGTCCATTTATATCTACCAAAGAAATATCTACGGCTCCTCCTCTATTATGGATGGAGCCTTTTTTTGGATCTGCAACGTATTCTGGATTCGACACAATCTCCCACATTTTCTTTTGGATATCCAAAGGTCTGTAACAATCAAATAATTTGATTCTATAGCCTTTTTTTAGAAAATCAGTATTGGCCGCAATTAAAGCTTTGACCGTTTTTAAACGCAGCATACATTCGGCACAATCATATACTTTTGCTTTTAGAAAATTATCTTCGGTTGCGTATTTCATGTCGTAGATAAAATCATTACTGTAATCTCTTAGATTGACAAATGTTGTATCTGAAATTTGTGATTCAGAAATATCTGTGTAGGCTTCGTTTTGTGCTTGTAAAGATGCGGTACCAAAAAGGAAAACGCATAAAAGTTTTGAAAAACAATTCATTGCTTTATAATTTTAAAAAATTGAAGTTAATCAAAAAAACTTAAAACTGCTTTCTTTATAATTTGATCTTTACACTAAAATAATATGTTTTATAATTTACATGGATTTAAATCTCTTTCAAAACAGACTTTATTTTAATATCTTTATGAATATTAGATTATTATGACTTTATAATTTAAATTATTAATTCTAAAATCAATTATTATGAATTGCAAAGCCAAATACTTTTCTCTAGTTATATTAAGTAGTTTTATATTGATTTCATGTAAAAAAGAAACGGTTAAAAGTCTTCCTACAACAGATTCAACCTCTATAATAACACATGCCTTACAATCAGATTCGGCCGTAATTAATCCGTCAGATACCTTAAATGATTTGGTTGATAAAAGCGTTATTGGAACTCAGTTTTTAACTAAAAGCAGTCTGGCTCCAAGGCTGAAAAAATTATTAGGAGCTGATTATGATCAAATGGTAAAATATTGGAATACAGAAACGCCTTTTGAAAAACAGGAAAATATCCTGCATGCCTGGGGATGTAAACAACACGACTGCAGTACGTATTCGTATGATCTTTTTATCGACGTAAAAAATAACAAGATAAATGTTTACAAGTTTGAAAAATCTAAGCTAACTATTTTTAAAGAAGATGATTTTGAAATCGAAATTAAGGATAACTTCTTGAAAGATTTGAACGTTAAAAAAGAAAATGTAGAAGTTGAGGGGTAATTGTTAATGGTAATGGTTAATGGTTGATGGTTAATGGTTGATGGTAAATTGTTAATTGTTAATTGTTAATTGTTAATTGTTAATTGTTAATTGTTAATTGTTAATTGTTAATGGTTGGTGTTTAATGCCTATTTTAACTTTTAACTTTTAACTTTTAACTTTTAACTTTTAACTTTTAACTTTTAACTTTTAACTTTTAACTTTTAACTTTTAACTTTTAATTTTTAATCAAATTTCCCCCGTCATTAAAATATTTTCTTTTACTCCTTTATTTTTGAGCATT contains:
- a CDS encoding M15 family metallopeptidase, with product MNCFSKLLCVFLFGTASLQAQNEAYTDISESQISDTTFVNLRDYSNDFIYDMKYATEDNFLKAKVYDCAECMLRLKTVKALIAANTDFLKKGYRIKLFDCYRPLDIQKKMWEIVSNPEYVADPKKGSIHNRGGAVDISLVDINGQEVDMGTSFDFFGIQASHNFKQLSKEILSKRAYLKKVMIKNGFNSFDSEWWHYNLKAGLKDKVANQKWKCD